Proteins encoded in a region of the Halioglobus maricola genome:
- a CDS encoding response regulator, producing MHAPENQEPIILKADNIPLLLVEDDSSLARSLSDFLSDFGYDIDFAFNGRSAIELASTNGYAVIIMDVSMPIMDGLTACQALRRDHGVNTPIIFLTASTPEYQCTHRSLSPANRAPLTR from the coding sequence TTGCATGCGCCTGAGAACCAAGAGCCCATTATCTTGAAAGCCGACAACATACCACTTCTTCTCGTAGAGGACGATTCCAGCCTCGCGAGATCACTGTCGGACTTTCTTTCAGATTTTGGTTACGACATAGATTTTGCGTTTAATGGACGCAGCGCTATCGAGCTGGCAAGCACCAATGGGTATGCGGTGATCATCATGGATGTATCGATGCCAATTATGGATGGCCTAACCGCGTGCCAGGCCCTTCGAAGAGATCATGGGGTCAATACTCCGATAATTTTTCTGACCGCCAGCACCCCTGAATACCAATGCACTCACAGATCACTCTCTCCTGCAAACCGGGCGCCACTAACGCGGTAA
- a CDS encoding metal-dependent hydrolase family protein has protein sequence MKLEKILLFIGLSALSVAAFSDTEKENQVAQTLITNAHVWDGTSDGITKKVNVLVENNLIKKIRAEVSDAHAEATIIDAHGKVLMPGLIDTHTHIAAPEQLERLMDDVDWMYWGISAAQVTEDWLMRGYTTVRDAGGPASSIHKAVEDGRLIGPRIYSSGQVISQTSGHGDHRHFNTPHPNFQGNHGGKMQSMDGFELICDGVDEVLRCTREVLRQGATQIKIMAGGGTSSNFGPLYTMQYLPEEIEAAVRAAADYGTYVMVHAYHDESIIRSLDAGVRSIEHGTLMTEKGMEAIMEKDAWISPYFTVLSLPFEVVAAYVGPENVDKSKQVIDGARNQLRILKESGYEKIAFGADVVGPLSVQQTANNEFAVRAEYWTPVEVLKQATYNNGRMLKEETGLRNPYQEGDLGVIREGAYADMIIVDGNPLTDISLLTRPKESIDLIMKDGVIYKNTL, from the coding sequence ATGAAATTAGAAAAAATATTACTCTTCATAGGCTTATCTGCTTTATCAGTGGCCGCTTTTTCAGACACGGAAAAAGAAAATCAAGTAGCTCAAACCTTGATCACCAATGCTCATGTTTGGGATGGCACCAGCGACGGCATCACCAAGAAGGTCAATGTTCTTGTTGAGAACAATTTAATCAAAAAAATCCGAGCAGAAGTCAGTGATGCTCATGCCGAAGCAACGATCATCGATGCTCACGGCAAAGTACTGATGCCAGGCCTTATAGATACACACACTCACATTGCGGCACCAGAGCAATTAGAGAGGCTAATGGATGACGTTGACTGGATGTACTGGGGAATTTCTGCCGCTCAAGTTACCGAAGACTGGTTAATGAGGGGATACACCACAGTTCGCGATGCAGGCGGTCCGGCGTCAAGCATACATAAAGCAGTTGAAGACGGTCGCCTTATAGGCCCGAGAATTTACTCATCTGGTCAAGTCATATCGCAAACTTCAGGGCATGGCGACCATCGGCATTTTAATACTCCGCATCCAAATTTTCAGGGTAATCATGGAGGCAAAATGCAAAGCATGGACGGCTTTGAACTTATATGTGATGGCGTAGATGAAGTATTGCGCTGTACAAGAGAAGTCTTACGCCAAGGCGCCACGCAAATAAAGATCATGGCAGGTGGTGGCACATCATCAAACTTTGGCCCTCTCTACACGATGCAGTACTTGCCAGAAGAGATCGAGGCGGCTGTTCGAGCAGCAGCAGACTACGGAACTTACGTTATGGTGCATGCCTACCATGATGAGTCGATTATCCGTAGTCTTGATGCGGGTGTTCGTTCAATTGAGCACGGTACGTTGATGACCGAGAAAGGCATGGAAGCGATCATGGAAAAAGATGCCTGGATTTCACCATATTTCACTGTGCTGTCCTTGCCGTTCGAGGTGGTCGCTGCCTATGTGGGTCCGGAAAACGTAGACAAATCAAAGCAAGTTATTGATGGCGCAAGAAACCAACTTAGAATCCTAAAGGAGTCTGGGTACGAAAAAATTGCGTTTGGCGCTGATGTTGTAGGACCTCTTTCTGTACAGCAAACAGCAAACAACGAATTTGCAGTGCGTGCCGAATACTGGACGCCGGTAGAGGTACTGAAACAAGCGACTTATAACAATGGCCGAATGCTTAAAGAAGAAACTGGACTACGCAACCCTTACCAGGAGGGGGATTTGGGCGTTATCAGGGAAGGTGCATATGCCGATATGATTATTGTTGATGGGAACCCTCTAACTGACATTTCATTATTAACCCGGCCTAAAGAAAGCATCGATCTAATTATGAAAGATGGCGTGATCTACAAAAACACCTTGTAG
- a CDS encoding choice-of-anchor U domain-containing protein gives MTEIGQSDVTITAIPSNPNSECTLVREGFNPSIEMAAPGKAIAENALTFGVNFELAGCYISGETIQIIIDFGTELPPGAAAYKVIGDSWAAIPGAIVRESKISYSISDNDGFLDQDPAIGRISDPVSVAVPAAAAPVRSATVPNAIPALPSHILMALTVLMALWGAANLVQTRRRASSL, from the coding sequence TTGACCGAAATAGGTCAAAGCGATGTAACAATTACCGCCATCCCTAGCAATCCGAACTCAGAATGCACTCTTGTTCGAGAAGGCTTCAACCCTTCTATTGAAATGGCAGCTCCAGGTAAGGCCATAGCCGAGAATGCACTGACTTTCGGTGTTAACTTTGAGCTGGCGGGTTGTTATATCAGTGGTGAAACAATACAAATCATAATTGACTTCGGCACTGAGTTGCCACCCGGAGCAGCTGCTTACAAGGTGATCGGTGACAGTTGGGCTGCTATACCGGGAGCAATAGTTAGAGAAAGCAAGATCAGCTATTCCATTTCCGACAACGATGGTTTCCTGGATCAGGATCCAGCTATTGGAAGGATCAGCGACCCGGTTTCTGTTGCTGTTCCCGCTGCCGCTGCACCGGTAAGATCGGCGACCGTACCAAACGCCATACCAGCTTTGCCTTCCCATATTCTGATGGCCCTTACCGTTCTGATGGCTCTCTGGGGTGCTGCCAATCTGGTTCAGACAAGGCGGCGGGCGTCATCTCTGTAA
- a CDS encoding ATP-binding protein has translation MSTPNDPGNAIRIEQIKTLYQSIASLVLINLVVSTALVYVFWDVVAHSWLLAWMATMLAMLSVRVAIYLSFKQRFDESKLKRYQTFLILGSASAGIIWGAGGLIMFIPGQLEYQLLILLSLLAMAAGSAFSLSIYLPAYFAFVPLMLAPITLRLLFTGDTIHTALASVTIIFLIAQTAFNMKINRGLSSAMELRFENLDLIEQLKEQKADAEQANSAKSRFLAAASHDLRQPLYALTLFVSALEERITSPEDRKITHQIKRAAESLQSLFEALLDISKLDAGTVDIQKTDFWLEDMLARLEDEFDPQATQGGITIHWPKVPPAVHSEPALLEQILRNFLANAIRYTEAGEISVTCEPYTDSTKISVSDTGIGIPGEDQSAIFEEFYQLGNPERDRQKGLGLGLSIVQRAAELLDHKIEVASKPDQGSTFSVTVDTAVEPELISSNVNPIDHEAMITTQPLIVVIDDEENIRDGMQQLLGAWGCEVVVSADAEDTIAQLNAGHRKPDGIISDYRLRNSQTGLEAIKAINGLYDSAIPALIVTGDTEKQLLIELKTSGHQVLHKPVAPAKLRAFLRSLPISQEL, from the coding sequence GTGAGCACCCCGAATGATCCCGGCAACGCTATTCGAATAGAGCAGATAAAGACGCTCTACCAGTCGATTGCTTCATTGGTCTTAATCAACCTGGTAGTCAGTACAGCATTGGTCTATGTATTTTGGGATGTGGTAGCCCATAGCTGGCTCTTGGCGTGGATGGCCACAATGCTTGCCATGCTCAGCGTACGAGTTGCTATCTACCTTTCGTTCAAACAACGCTTTGACGAAAGCAAACTGAAGCGTTACCAAACGTTCCTGATATTAGGCAGCGCCTCTGCCGGGATCATCTGGGGTGCTGGTGGCCTGATAATGTTCATTCCAGGTCAGCTGGAATACCAACTTTTGATTCTACTGAGCCTGCTTGCCATGGCAGCCGGGTCGGCTTTCTCACTCAGCATCTACTTGCCTGCCTATTTTGCCTTTGTGCCGCTGATGTTAGCGCCTATCACCCTGCGCTTACTGTTCACAGGTGACACCATTCACACGGCGCTGGCCAGCGTGACGATTATCTTTTTGATTGCCCAGACCGCTTTCAATATGAAGATCAATCGAGGCCTAAGCAGCGCCATGGAGCTGCGATTCGAGAATCTGGACCTGATTGAACAGCTCAAGGAGCAGAAGGCTGATGCAGAACAGGCTAATAGTGCGAAATCGCGTTTTTTGGCAGCCGCCAGTCACGACTTACGCCAACCTCTCTATGCGCTAACGTTGTTTGTATCGGCACTCGAAGAACGGATTACTTCGCCAGAAGACCGAAAGATCACTCACCAGATCAAACGCGCTGCCGAATCGTTGCAGAGTCTTTTCGAAGCCTTGCTCGATATATCGAAACTCGACGCGGGTACCGTTGATATTCAAAAGACCGATTTTTGGCTGGAGGATATGCTAGCCAGATTAGAGGATGAGTTTGATCCACAGGCTACTCAAGGCGGAATCACTATTCATTGGCCGAAGGTGCCCCCTGCGGTGCACAGTGAACCCGCCTTATTAGAACAAATATTGCGCAATTTTCTCGCCAATGCTATTCGCTACACCGAAGCTGGCGAAATCAGTGTGACCTGCGAGCCATACACTGACAGCACAAAGATAAGTGTGAGCGATACCGGAATTGGCATTCCCGGTGAAGATCAGAGCGCCATATTTGAGGAATTTTATCAGCTGGGAAACCCTGAGAGAGATCGACAGAAAGGTCTGGGGCTTGGTCTTTCAATCGTTCAACGTGCGGCAGAGTTGTTGGATCACAAAATCGAGGTGGCTTCAAAGCCCGACCAGGGCTCAACTTTTTCCGTTACGGTCGATACCGCCGTTGAACCCGAACTGATATCAAGCAACGTCAATCCGATAGACCACGAAGCAATGATAACGACCCAGCCACTCATCGTTGTCATAGATGATGAAGAGAATATTCGCGACGGCATGCAGCAGTTGCTAGGGGCCTGGGGTTGCGAGGTAGTGGTAAGCGCAGACGCAGAAGACACCATTGCACAACTGAATGCGGGCCATCGCAAACCCGATGGGATTATCAGCGATTATCGGCTACGTAATTCGCAAACTGGACTGGAAGCGATCAAGGCTATCAACGGTCTCTACGACTCGGCTATCCCTGCCCTCATTGTTACCGGAGATACAGAAAAGCAGTTGCTTATTGAACTGAAGACGAGCGGACATCAAGTACTACATAAGCCCGTTGCACCCGCCAAACTCCGGGCTTTCTTACGCAGTTTGCCGATCAGCCAGGAACTTTAA
- a CDS encoding response regulator yields MKILIVDDHALFRDGLSLLLDTLAEDVLVIEAVDSVSAFDALSKHPDLDFMLLDLNIPGEDGFSVLEAMSQEYSTVPVAVLSASARQEDVDKVMATSAVGYIHKNTPSKLLLGAVQLMLAGGLYTPPITTLSEVAGGVNDEVAITGRQLEVLALLVGGDSNKQIAGKLGIAEATIKMHVTAIFKALNVKNRTQAALAGQALV; encoded by the coding sequence ATGAAAATTCTAATTGTTGACGATCACGCCCTGTTTCGCGACGGCCTATCACTGTTGCTAGACACACTGGCTGAAGACGTCCTTGTGATTGAGGCTGTCGATTCGGTTTCAGCATTCGATGCGCTATCCAAACACCCCGATCTGGACTTTATGCTCCTCGATCTCAATATTCCTGGAGAAGATGGCTTCTCTGTTCTCGAAGCCATGAGCCAGGAATATTCAACTGTCCCGGTAGCGGTGCTGTCGGCGTCTGCGAGGCAGGAGGATGTGGATAAGGTTATGGCAACATCTGCGGTAGGCTATATTCATAAGAATACGCCGAGCAAATTACTTCTAGGCGCCGTGCAGCTCATGCTGGCAGGCGGCCTCTATACGCCGCCAATTACTACGCTATCGGAAGTGGCCGGAGGTGTGAACGACGAAGTAGCGATAACCGGCCGCCAGTTGGAAGTTCTGGCCTTGTTGGTGGGTGGCGACTCCAATAAGCAGATAGCGGGAAAACTCGGAATTGCCGAGGCGACCATCAAAATGCACGTGACGGCTATCTTTAAAGCCCTGAACGTAAAGAACCGCACCCAGGCCGCTCTCGCCGGCCAGGCGTTAGTATAG
- a CDS encoding LamG-like jellyroll fold domain-containing protein produces the protein MKVKTIFGMVFLGLLMATNVSGQSYSPDVYEFKGANGLEFDPSVMYEMTSGGTIEFWVAADWNDDPGYDPALIVNAGPDGANYLIAISRERDGLILASGEQEDVAAFNFADNKLHHVAIRFFPDEGQDVLIDGRFVAAMELDIASVATSGFWLGTIDGEGNPFYGAIAGLRIWDAVLTQEMLVNNVMQDVFAAEHPELANLLAISDFNTSELLLAE, from the coding sequence GTGAAAGTAAAAACGATATTTGGAATGGTGTTTCTGGGGTTGCTCATGGCGACCAACGTCAGCGGCCAGAGCTACAGCCCGGATGTTTACGAATTCAAAGGCGCCAATGGCCTGGAGTTCGACCCATCCGTCATGTACGAAATGACGTCTGGCGGCACTATAGAATTTTGGGTTGCCGCTGACTGGAACGACGATCCTGGCTATGACCCCGCACTTATTGTTAACGCCGGCCCCGATGGCGCCAATTACCTGATTGCCATTTCTCGCGAGCGTGATGGCCTGATTCTCGCCAGCGGTGAGCAAGAAGATGTGGCGGCATTCAATTTCGCTGACAACAAGCTACACCATGTGGCCATACGCTTCTTTCCTGATGAGGGGCAAGATGTGCTTATTGACGGACGCTTTGTCGCCGCCATGGAGTTGGATATCGCAAGCGTTGCTACCAGCGGTTTCTGGTTGGGAACAATAGATGGGGAGGGCAATCCCTTTTATGGCGCAATCGCTGGCCTGCGGATATGGGATGCTGTGCTTACCCAGGAAATGTTAGTGAATAATGTCATGCAGGACGTTTTCGCGGCCGAGCATCCGGAGCTGGCTAACCTGCTCGCCATCAGTGACTTCAATACATCTGAACTTTTACTTGCCGAATAG